Part of the Paludisphaera borealis genome, CGTCCACTCGGTGGACACCACGACGCAGGCGTCGGAGGCGCCTTCGGAGGCGTCGATCGCGTTGGTGACGATGTTCAAGACCGCGCGGTGAACGCCGTCGGGATCGATCAGGATTTTCGGGATCGACGCGCAGGGAGTCCATTCGAGACGGACGCCCAGCTCGTCGGCGCGGGACTGCATCAACTCGATCACGTCGGCCACGGTCTCGTTCAGGTCGGCGGCCTCAAGGGCGGGCTCGCGGTCCTTGGAGAACGAGAGCATGTCCATGACGAGGTTGTAGATCTTGGTCTGGTTCTTCTCGACGATCGTCCAGCCCCGTCGGACGATGGCTTCGTCCTTCTCGTTGAGCCCCAGGTCGATGAGGTAGCTGCCCCCCCGGATGCCCTGGAGGATGTTCTTGATGTGGTGCGAGAGCGTCGCGATCGTCTGCCCGACCGCCGCGAGCCGCTCGGCATGGATCTTGTCGTTGTAGAACGTGGTGTTCTCGATCGCCAGCCCCGCCTGGTGGCCGATGGCGACCATCAGCGTGAGCTGATCCTGGGAGAACTTGCCCCGCCGCCCCCCCTTGCCCGACGCGGCGAGGGCGAGGCCGCCGTCGGACTGGATGTCGGCGTAGAGAACGCCGAGCGTGGTGTGCCGGCCCTGGACCGGAACGCAGATGGCCTCTCGAATCCGATAGTCGACGATTGACTGCGCGGGGCTGAACCGCTTGTCGCCCGGGGCGTCGGTCGTGATGACCCCCTGCCCTTGTTCGAGCACGTAGTCGATGATCGTCCGCGAGATCGTCATCCTCTCGTCAGAGTCTTCAGGGAGCCGCCAGCGGACCGCCTTGGGAACGAGGTCGTCGCCCCCTTCCTTGAGCAGGATCGCGCCCCGATCGGCGCCGATCGACTCGAAGACCAGTTCGAGCACCTGGGGAAGCAGCGAGTCGATGTCGAGGATGTGGCTGACGGCCTGGGTCGCCCGGTACATGACCGACAGGTTCGTCAGCCGGTCGCGGAGCCAGCCGGCCGCGCCGTCGGGCTGCTGCAAGACCCGCGAACCCTCGTCGGAGGGAATGCTGCGGAGGATCGCCGAACGGTCCTCGGGGCTGCTCTTGCTCAAGAGGTCGACGCGGGCCGTGAGGTCGCGCTTCGCGCCCAGGGCGCCCTCATTGTAAAGCATCACCGTCTGGCCGAGCTGGAGCCGGTCGCCGGTGTGGAGGGGGGCTTGGTCGACGAGGTGGCCGTTGACGAACGTGCCGTTCGCCGAACCGAGGTCGACGATCCGGTACAGTTCGTCCTCGAGGCGGATCTCGGCATGCCGGCGCGAGACTTCGGTGTCGTGGAGCCGGATCGCGTTCGAGTTGTCGCGGCCCAGGGGTACGGGGCTCGTCTTGAACTCGAACCGCTTACCCTGATCGGCCCCTTGAATCACGAACAAGGAGGCCACGGGGTTCAATCTCCTCGGCGCGTACGTGGAACATCCCGGAAAGCATCCATCTCCATCTCGACCCAACCTACCCCATGCCGGGGCCGTCGTCAACCGCCGGCGCGGGTGGGCGGCCCGGCTTAAATCTGGGGAGTGAACAGGATGATGTCGACGCGCCGCGAGGGAAGCGGCTCGGAGCCGTCCTCGGCCAGCCGGGGAGAATGACCGCCGAAGCCGACCGCCGCCACCTTGCGCTTCTTGAACCAGCCGGCCGAATTGATCCCGTGATGATCGACCAGATACTTGCTGACAGCCTCGGCCTGCTCCTGCGTGAGCGCCTCGGCCATGTCGGCGTCGACCTCGGGGTCGGTGAACGCCGCGATGACCACCTCCGAGCGCGTCTGGCTGGTCTTCTTGAACCACCGCGCGACCTCGTCGAGCCGGGTCTTGCCCGTCGGCGTCAGCAACGCCCGGCCGGACTCGAAAAGCTCCTCCGCCCGGAGCGTCCGGCAGATGCGCTGCGAGCCGGGGTGATAAAGGACGTGATCCCGTTCGAGATAGGCGCGGGCGTCGAAGTACCGCGACAGCGGCCACGTCTGTTTGAGGGCCATGAGGTTGTCTTCCATCGCCGCCACGGTCTTGTCGCCGCGCTTCGTGAGCGCCACGAGGTTGTCGTAGACCGAGTCGTCGTGGATCAGCCTGCCCAGGCTCCCCTTGCCGCCGCGAACCTGGCCGGCGATGGCCGCAACCTGTTCAAGCCCCTCTTGCGCCGCCTTGGCCGTCCGGTCGATCTCCCGGAGCGAGGCGCCCGCCTGGTGGATCAGGTCGGCAAGGTCGACCGGTGGTTCCGACCGGATCAGCCCCCCCTCGGCGACTGGCGAGGCGTCGGCCTCGCCCGGCTTGAGGTCGACCACGCGCGCGCCAATCATCCCCTCGGCGATGATCCGGGCCGTCGTATCGGCGCGGACCAGATGATGAAGCCGCTCATCGACGCGAAGTACCAGCTCGACCGGCTCGCCCGGCTTGCCCGGCGGCACGACGCTCTCAACCACCCCGGCGTCGACCCCCTGATACCGCACCCGGTGCCCGGCCTCGACCCCGCTGACGGTCGGGAACTGGGCCCGGACGTGGAACGTCGGCTGAACCTGCCACCGCCGGTTCGCCACCTGGAACAGCCCGAACGCCCCGAGCGCCAGCACCAACGCCGCGAAACCGGCGTTCGCCAGCACCCGCCACCGTCCCATTGCACGCATCATCCGAGTTCGCCTCCCGGAACCAGTCCGGTCAGGACGCCCTGGTCGCGACGCCGCCGCACGTTCATCCTCATCATTCTCTTCGCCGCAGAATACCGCAAGTTGAGTCGGAGTCGAGAGAAACCGCCGTAGACTCAGAACGCTCCTTCGCTCAGTCTGGCCGTCGCCCATTGGATGAGAGGGACGAGGACGACGTTGGCGGCGAAGACGGCGAGCACGGCGTAGACGACGCCTCGGGTCGCGGCGCGGCCGACAGCTTCGGCCGAGCGTTCGGAATGCAGGCCGATCCAGCAGCCGACGACGCCGACGAGCAGGCCGAAGACGGCTGTCTTGAGCGTGGCGGGGATCACGTCGGACAGCCTCAAGAAGACAAGCGACTGCCGCCAGAACAGTTGCGGTGAGAGCCGGCCAGCGACGCTCTCGGCGGCCAACGCGCCCGCCAGGGCCGAGGCGTCCACCAGGACCGTGAGCAGCGGGACGGCCAGAGTGCAGGCGACGGCCCGGGGCGCGACAAGACTCGAAACGGGGTCGGCGCCGAGGACTTCGCGGGCGTCGATCTCCTCGTTCAGGCTCATCGAGCCTAGCTCGGCGGCGAGCCCCGCGCCCATCCGCGCCGCGACTAGCACGCCGGCCATCAGCGGACCGAGTTCGACGACCACCGCGACCGCCAGGAAGCTCGGCAAGGCCGCCTCGGCACCATTCGCCGCCAGCAGTCGGTGGGTCTGAAACCAGGTCGCCAGGCCGACGCTCATCCCTGCGCCCAGCACGATCGGCAGACTCTTCACCGCCACCTGCTCGAACTGCCAGACGATCTCGGTGAACCGGCCGACCAGCGCGGCGGGAATCGCCGTCAGCGTCCGGATCGCGAACCCTAGGAAGCGGCCGACGTCTTCAAGCCGGCCGGCGATGGTTCCCAGCATGTGGAGCGCGCCTTTACGCCGTGTTCCCGGATACTCACAATACAGAACAGACTGCTCGAACCCACGTTCTCGTTCAGGATGATCGGCCGAGATCCGGAAAGGCCACCAGCGAAGATGACGGAAATTCTGGCCCCGCGAGAGAATTCCGAGCCGTGGGACGTGTTCGTCCTGGCGACGTGCGCCCGACTCGGCCCGTTCAGCCAGGTCCACCTGGCGCCGAAGCTGACCAGCGCCTCGCTCGGCGTGGCGGTCCACGCCAACCTGCCGTTGGAGCCCGGCGAGCTTCTGGTCGCGGCCGTCGACAACGTCCTGGACGGGCTCTCCTGCCCGATCCTCCTGACCACCCGCCGGGTGTTCTGGTTCTCGGTGACGGACCCGAAGGCA contains:
- a CDS encoding ATP-binding protein, yielding MASLFVIQGADQGKRFEFKTSPVPLGRDNSNAIRLHDTEVSRRHAEIRLEDELYRIVDLGSANGTFVNGHLVDQAPLHTGDRLQLGQTVMLYNEGALGAKRDLTARVDLLSKSSPEDRSAILRSIPSDEGSRVLQQPDGAAGWLRDRLTNLSVMYRATQAVSHILDIDSLLPQVLELVFESIGADRGAILLKEGGDDLVPKAVRWRLPEDSDERMTISRTIIDYVLEQGQGVITTDAPGDKRFSPAQSIVDYRIREAICVPVQGRHTTLGVLYADIQSDGGLALAASGKGGRRGKFSQDQLTLMVAIGHQAGLAIENTTFYNDKIHAERLAAVGQTIATLSHHIKNILQGIRGGSYLIDLGLNEKDEAIVRRGWTIVEKNQTKIYNLVMDMLSFSKDREPALEAADLNETVADVIELMQSRADELGVRLEWTPCASIPKILIDPDGVHRAVLNIVTNAIDASEGASDACVVVSTEWTADAPTVRIRVKDNGPGIDEADVPGIFQIFCSTKGSRGTGLGLPVSQKIIREHGGSISVTSQMGQGATFLIDLPATRRSDQKESDEPMDLDEPMDSDD
- a CDS encoding MlaD family protein — encoded protein: MMRAMGRWRVLANAGFAALVLALGAFGLFQVANRRWQVQPTFHVRAQFPTVSGVEAGHRVRYQGVDAGVVESVVPPGKPGEPVELVLRVDERLHHLVRADTTARIIAEGMIGARVVDLKPGEADASPVAEGGLIRSEPPVDLADLIHQAGASLREIDRTAKAAQEGLEQVAAIAGQVRGGKGSLGRLIHDDSVYDNLVALTKRGDKTVAAMEDNLMALKQTWPLSRYFDARAYLERDHVLYHPGSQRICRTLRAEELFESGRALLTPTGKTRLDEVARWFKKTSQTRSEVVIAAFTDPEVDADMAEALTQEQAEAVSKYLVDHHGINSAGWFKKRKVAAVGFGGHSPRLAEDGSEPLPSRRVDIILFTPQI
- a CDS encoding MlaE family ABC transporter permease gives rise to the protein MLGTIAGRLEDVGRFLGFAIRTLTAIPAALVGRFTEIVWQFEQVAVKSLPIVLGAGMSVGLATWFQTHRLLAANGAEAALPSFLAVAVVVELGPLMAGVLVAARMGAGLAAELGSMSLNEEIDAREVLGADPVSSLVAPRAVACTLAVPLLTVLVDASALAGALAAESVAGRLSPQLFWRQSLVFLRLSDVIPATLKTAVFGLLVGVVGCWIGLHSERSAEAVGRAATRGVVYAVLAVFAANVVLVPLIQWATARLSEGAF